One region of Salvelinus sp. IW2-2015 unplaced genomic scaffold, ASM291031v2 Un_scaffold2052, whole genome shotgun sequence genomic DNA includes:
- the LOC112072821 gene encoding homeobox protein Nkx-2.5 — protein MIIMLPSPVISASTTPFSVKDILKLELQQHAQQQRLASHLGPPHERSHPGPQQHQYNLQSPPSCMLASRDSPSPGLSEEEERMAYLSSLTVQERLMETGLAGEIFISPGLQGHSADTSLEVEQEDIDAKACGAMGVRACEESPQAHSDLERLPKQQRTRRKPRVLFSQAQVFELERRFKQQRYLSAPEREHLANTLKLTSTQVKIWFQNRRYKCKRQRQDKTLEMAGHPHHLPPPRRVAVPVLVRDGKPCLAGSQNYNTSYSVGACSPYSYNGYPAYSYNNPVYTNTYSCTYSSLPALAPNSTANAFMNMGLANLGASQSQAQTPQGTGCQGTLQGIRAW, from the exons ATGATAATAATGCTTCCTAGCCCTGTTATTTCTGCCTCCACCACGCCGTTCTCAGTCAAGGACATACTGAAGTTGGAGCTTCAGCAGCATGCTCAACAACAGCGGCTTGCCTCACACCTTGGGCCGCCCCATGAGCGCTCTCACCCGGGTCCACAGCAGCACCAATACAACCTCCAGTCGCCCCCGTCTTGTATGCTGGCCAGCAGGGACAGCCCCAGCCCCGGGCTCtcggaagaagaggagaggatggccTACCTGAGTAGTCTGACGGTTCAGGAGCGGCTAATGGAGACGGGTCTAGCCGGGGAGATATTCATTTCCCCGGGGCTGCAGGGACATTCAGCCGACACCAGCCTGGAGGTTGAGCAAGAGGACATAGACGCGA AAGCTTGTGGCGCAATGGGGGTGAGGGCCTGTGAGGAGTCCCCGCAGGCGCACTCGGACTTGGAGAGACTCCCAAAACAGCAGAGGACCCGGCGGAAACCGCGCGTGCTCTTCTCCCAGGCGCAGGTGTTCGAGCTTGAGCGGCGCTTCAAGCAGCAGCGTTACCTATCCGCCCCCGAGAGGGAACACCTGGCGAATACTTTGAAACTGACCTCCACACAGGTCAAAATCTGGTTCCAGAACAGGAGGTATAAGTGTAAACGGCAGCGGCAGGACAAGACCCTAGAAATGGCCGGACACCCTCACCATCTTCCCCCACCTAGGAGAGTGGCAGTCCCGGTGCTGGTGCGGGATGGGAAGCCCTGCCTGGCTGGATCTCAGAACTATAATACATCCTACAGTGTTGGAGCGTGCAGCCCCTATAGTTATAACGGCTATCCGGCTTATTCTTACAATAATCCAGTGTATACTAACACATACTCATGCACGTACTCTAGCCTGCCTGCTCTAGCACCCAACTCTACTGCTAACGCTTTTATGAATATGGGTCTGGCGAACCTGGGCGCGTCGCAATCTCAGGCCCAAACACCACAGGGAACAGGCTGCCAAGGAACTCTGCAGGGCATTCGGGCCTGGTAG